The Ascidiaceihabitans donghaensis genome includes the window CAACACGGGCCTTGGATTGGGTCTTATCACGCGGATAAGCGAAAAAGCCTTCGCTTTTGCGCACCTGCCCCCTACATCCACACCAACGCAGTTGAATAAAGGGGCAAACCCATGCTCACCGATGTACTTTTTGTTTTGATCGTCATTGCCTGTTTGGCCGTTGTCGGGGTCTTGGGCCTGGGCCTTGGCGGGTTCGGGAAGGGATCCGGATGGGCCAAAAACAATTCCAACAATTTGATGCGCTACCGCATTTTGACACAGGCCATCGCTGTGGGGCTGATCGTGCTGTACGTGGTCGTGAAACGGAACGGGGGATAAGCACATGGTTGTTCTGAACAAAATCTACACCAAAACCGGAGACGCCGGGGAAACCGCATTGGGCAATGGGGCCCGCGTCGCGAAACACGCCATGCGCGTCACAGCCTACGGCACGTCCGATGAATTGAATTGCTTTGTGGGCGTTGCCCGCCTTGAAGCGACGGATACCGTCGATGAGGCCCTGAGCCGAATTCAGAATGACCTGTTCGACTTGGGTGCGGACATGTGTCGTCCGGACATGGAAAAAGACGCAGAGGCGGAGTACCCGCCCTTGCGTATCGCAGACGCGCAGGTATCGCGTTTGGAACAAGAAATCGACGCGATGAATGATGCGCTTGAACCGTTGCGCAGCTTTATCTTGCCTGGTGGTTCGAAATTGTCAGCCCAACTGCATGTTTGCCGTACAGTTGCGCGCCGCGCGGAACGGTTGGCTGTGGAACTGGCAACAATGGAATCGGTGAACCCTGCTGCTGTGAAATACTTGAACCGATTAAGCGATTGGTTCTTTGTCGCCGCGCGCATCGCCAACAATGGTGGCGTCGATGATGTGCTTTGGGTCCCCGGCGCCAACCGATAAACTGAAGGAATGTGCCTAACGCGGCGTCCGTTAACGCTAATATGACGATTTTGCGCTGTATCCAACCCGCTGGCTTGGGTATGCAATGGCCAATTGTGTGACGAACAGCCCGGTGGGGTGAGTCGTAATTAAGGAGAAACGCCCATGAAGGTCCTCGTACCTGTCAAACGCGTGATCGACTATAACGTGAAAGTGCGCGTCAAAGCGGACGGTTCAGGTGTCGATCTTGCCAACGTTAAAATGTCGATGAACCCGTTTGACGAGATTTCCGTTGAACAGGCTATTCGCCTCAAAGAAGCAGGCCAAGCCGACGAAGTTGTTGTTGTGTCTGTTGGCGTCAAGCAATCCCAAGAGACGCTGCGCACGGCGCTGGCGATGGGTGCGGACCGCGCGATTTTGGTTGTTGCGACAGACGACGTGCACAACGACATTGAGCCTTTAGCCGTTGCAAAAATCCTCAAAGCTATTGTGGACGAAGAGCAGCCCGGCCTTGTGCTGTGCGGCAAACAAGCCATCGACAACGATATGAACGCCACGGGCCAGATGCTGTCTGCGTTGATGGGCTGGTCGCAAGCGACATTCGCGTCCGAAGTCGAAGTGGCTGGCGACAAAGCCAAAGTCACGCGCGAAGTTGATGGCGGTTTGCAAACCATCGAAGTGAGCATGCCAACGGTTATCACTGTTGATCTGCGCCTGAACGAACCACGTTATGCGTCGCTGCCAAACATCATGAAGGCCAAGAAAAAGCCTTTGGATGAAAAGACTGCCGCAGATTACGGGGTCGACGTGACACCACGTCTGGCCGTCGTTGGTACATCAGAGCCAGCTGCACGCGCGGCAGGCATCAAAGTGGCATCGGTCGAAGAACTGGTGGCAAAACTTAAAGAAGCGGGGACTGTGTAATGGCTGTACTTCTTCTAGCAGAAGTAAACGACGGCGCGTTGGCGATGGATGCCACGGCGAAAGCTGTGACAGCGGCTGGCGCGTTGGGCGACGTCACTGTGTTGTGCACGGGGGCTACATGTTCCGATGCAGCAGCAGAGGCGGCAACGATCACAGGCGTCGCAAAGGTGCTGTGCGCAGAGGACGCGATTTATGGCAAGCGTTTGGCTGAGCCGGTTGCAGATCTTTTGGTGTCTTTGTCCGGCGATTATGAGCATATCGTGGCCCCGGCCACGACGGATGCCAAGAACATCATGCCACGCGTGGCGGCATTGTTGGACGTCATGGTAATCTCAGACGCAACAGCCGTTGTAGATGGCGACACGTTTGAGCGTCCAATCTATGCTGGCAACGCCATGCAAACCGTCAAATCATCCGACGCGAAGAAGGTCGTGACCTTCCGTGGTGCGACCTTTGACGCGGCCCCAACAGGCGGGTCTGCTTCTGTGGAATCCATTGGTGCAGCTGGTGATCCCGGCCTGTCCTCTTGGGTTGAAGACAAAGTGGCGGCCTCTGATCGTCCTGAACTGACATCTGCGGGTGTTGTTGTTTCCGGTGGTCGCGGCGTCGGGTCCGAAGAAGACTTTGCCCTGATCGAAAAGCTGGCTGACAAGCTGGGTGCTGCCGTTGGTGCGTCCCGTGCGGCCGTCGATTCCGGTTATGCACCAAACGATTGGCAAGTGGGCCAAACTGGCAAGGTTGTTGCGCCAGAACTGTATGTCGCTGTTGGTATTT containing:
- a CDS encoding electron transfer flavoprotein subunit beta/FixA family protein, whose amino-acid sequence is MKVLVPVKRVIDYNVKVRVKADGSGVDLANVKMSMNPFDEISVEQAIRLKEAGQADEVVVVSVGVKQSQETLRTALAMGADRAILVVATDDVHNDIEPLAVAKILKAIVDEEQPGLVLCGKQAIDNDMNATGQMLSALMGWSQATFASEVEVAGDKAKVTREVDGGLQTIEVSMPTVITVDLRLNEPRYASLPNIMKAKKKPLDEKTAADYGVDVTPRLAVVGTSEPAARAAGIKVASVEELVAKLKEAGTV
- a CDS encoding cob(I)yrinic acid a,c-diamide adenosyltransferase, which translates into the protein MVVLNKIYTKTGDAGETALGNGARVAKHAMRVTAYGTSDELNCFVGVARLEATDTVDEALSRIQNDLFDLGADMCRPDMEKDAEAEYPPLRIADAQVSRLEQEIDAMNDALEPLRSFILPGGSKLSAQLHVCRTVARRAERLAVELATMESVNPAAVKYLNRLSDWFFVAARIANNGGVDDVLWVPGANR
- a CDS encoding electron transfer flavoprotein subunit alpha/FixB family protein, with amino-acid sequence MAVLLLAEVNDGALAMDATAKAVTAAGALGDVTVLCTGATCSDAAAEAATITGVAKVLCAEDAIYGKRLAEPVADLLVSLSGDYEHIVAPATTDAKNIMPRVAALLDVMVISDATAVVDGDTFERPIYAGNAMQTVKSSDAKKVVTFRGATFDAAPTGGSASVESIGAAGDPGLSSWVEDKVAASDRPELTSAGVVVSGGRGVGSEEDFALIEKLADKLGAAVGASRAAVDSGYAPNDWQVGQTGKVVAPELYVAVGISGAIQHLAGMKDSKVIVAINKDEEAPIFQVADFGLVADLFDAVPEMIEKL
- a CDS encoding twin transmembrane helix small protein, with protein sequence MLTDVLFVLIVIACLAVVGVLGLGLGGFGKGSGWAKNNSNNLMRYRILTQAIAVGLIVLYVVVKRNGG